The following proteins are encoded in a genomic region of Synechococcus sp. ROS8604:
- a CDS encoding NUDIX domain-containing protein: MSVQPRSIRALLKRLTRRLHLLQLAAWGYELYRLIRRPHTHGALVAIWVNNKVLMVQTSYRKGYGLPGGGLQPGECAREAAVRELSEELGLAIESSWLQEPWTITEQQRGGRNTVTIFALPWAQVACTPETRSTHPAFTIDQLEIISTVWMSRDEALKQHLPGHLCQYLENQCL; this comes from the coding sequence ATGAGCGTGCAGCCAAGATCCATCAGAGCTCTGCTGAAACGCTTAACCCGCCGTTTGCATCTGCTGCAGCTCGCCGCTTGGGGCTATGAGCTCTACCGGCTGATCAGAAGACCCCATACCCACGGGGCTCTCGTTGCGATCTGGGTGAACAACAAGGTCCTGATGGTGCAAACCAGCTACAGGAAGGGTTATGGCTTACCAGGCGGTGGGTTACAGCCTGGTGAATGTGCACGCGAAGCGGCTGTCCGGGAGCTCAGCGAGGAGTTGGGACTTGCGATCGAAAGCAGCTGGCTGCAGGAACCATGGACGATCACGGAACAACAACGTGGCGGTCGCAACACGGTGACGATCTTTGCGCTGCCATGGGCGCAAGTTGCATGCACTCCTGAGACAAGATCGACGCATCCAGCCTTCACAATTGATCAGCTGGAAATCATCTCGACAGTCTGGATGAGCCGAGATGAAGCGCTTAAGCAGCATCTGCCCGGCCACCTGTGCCAGTACCTGGAAAACCAGTGCTTATGA
- a CDS encoding AAA family ATPase, which translates to MKQLWLLVGGNGAGKSTFYRLVLEPLGLPFVNADRLAQLVYPGAAQERSYEAALLAEQQRNTLLLSGASFCFETLYSHPSKIDFTARAKALGYFVIMVVIHLEQAELNAARVVQRVREGGHNVPTEKPLKSIPLMLEQVKTSIPLCDELRVFDNSSAEDPFQPVMTIKTGGVELHQNPLPRWAAELLDSRTSSA; encoded by the coding sequence ATGAAGCAACTTTGGCTGCTCGTGGGCGGCAATGGAGCAGGCAAGAGCACCTTCTACCGGCTCGTTTTAGAGCCTCTGGGTCTTCCGTTTGTGAATGCAGATCGCCTTGCCCAGCTGGTGTATCCAGGCGCTGCGCAAGAGCGCAGCTATGAAGCCGCCCTCCTGGCAGAACAGCAGCGAAACACCCTGCTACTCAGCGGAGCAAGCTTTTGCTTTGAAACGCTGTACTCACACCCATCAAAAATTGATTTCACCGCTCGTGCCAAAGCACTTGGCTACTTCGTGATCATGGTGGTGATCCACCTAGAGCAGGCTGAACTGAATGCAGCGCGGGTTGTGCAAAGGGTTCGAGAAGGAGGGCACAACGTCCCCACCGAGAAACCGCTCAAAAGCATCCCGCTGATGCTTGAACAGGTCAAAACATCGATTCCGTTGTGCGATGAGCTTCGGGTGTTCGACAATTCATCCGCAGAGGATCCTTTCCAACCCGTAATGACCATCAAGACTGGTGGGGTAGAGCTGCATCAAAACCCTTTGCCTCGGTGGGCCGCCGAACTGCTGGACAGCCGAACATCGTCAGCATGA
- a CDS encoding HI0074 family nucleotidyltransferase substrate-binding subunit produces MAADIRWQQRFMNYMRALEQLERFFEPPALNEREQQGLIKAFEYTFELAWNTLRDLFRGQGNESLLGSRDTLREAFRLELIQDGESWMLMIQDRNLTSHAYNRATADAIAANIQKHYLSCFQSLRTRLQLRLEQEDR; encoded by the coding sequence TTGGCAGCTGATATCCGCTGGCAGCAGCGCTTTATGAATTACATGCGAGCCCTAGAACAACTCGAGCGTTTTTTTGAGCCGCCTGCGCTGAATGAGCGGGAGCAGCAAGGTTTGATCAAGGCCTTTGAGTACACCTTCGAATTGGCCTGGAACACGCTCCGTGATCTGTTCCGAGGTCAAGGCAATGAAAGCTTGCTCGGCTCCCGCGACACCTTGCGAGAAGCCTTCCGCCTTGAATTGATTCAAGACGGTGAGTCTTGGATGTTGATGATTCAAGACCGCAATCTCACTAGCCATGCCTACAACCGCGCAACCGCAGATGCGATTGCCGCCAATATTCAGAAGCACTACCTCAGTTGTTTTCAGAGCTTGCGCACTCGCCTGCAGCTCCGCTTAGAGCAAGAAGATCGCTGA
- a CDS encoding nucleotidyltransferase domain-containing protein → MDSTSSEKRQTVDIPGIPGPQQQRLLDLLIHHPDLDAIWLFGSRAMGRERPGSDIDLCVDAA, encoded by the coding sequence ATGGATTCTACGAGCAGCGAGAAGAGGCAAACCGTAGATATCCCGGGAATCCCCGGGCCTCAGCAACAGCGCTTGTTGGATCTGTTGATCCACCATCCAGATCTCGATGCGATCTGGTTGTTTGGTTCGCGGGCGATGGGCCGAGAACGCCCTGGATCGGATATCGATTTGTGCGTCGATGCTGCTTGA
- a CDS encoding AbrB/MazE/SpoVT family DNA-binding domain-containing protein, whose protein sequence is MRSTITSRGQTVIPAAIRERFGLSPSQRLEWLVEEDGSIRVVPVAASPVQAFRGQGRKGGATARLLADRELDRNAERSCQIFASTPQQS, encoded by the coding sequence TTGAGAAGCACGATCACCTCGCGAGGCCAGACCGTGATCCCGGCTGCGATTCGCGAGCGCTTTGGCTTAAGCCCGTCGCAACGCTTGGAGTGGCTTGTGGAAGAAGACGGTTCGATTCGCGTGGTGCCTGTGGCGGCATCTCCTGTGCAGGCCTTTCGCGGACAGGGCCGTAAGGGTGGAGCAACAGCGAGGCTCCTGGCGGATCGGGAGCTCGACCGAAACGCTGAACGGTCATGCCAGATTTTTGCCTCGACACCTCAGCAATCCTGA
- a CDS encoding antitoxin, translated as MRAKLFRNGRSQAVRLPASCRFEGTEVEVKRDPETGIVSLHPLRSSPLEWLRQRSELLDSDSGASAGFGELFEIGDLDAPAQQRDWP; from the coding sequence ATGCGCGCCAAGTTGTTTCGCAATGGCCGCAGCCAGGCGGTGCGCTTGCCCGCCAGCTGCCGTTTTGAAGGGACGGAAGTGGAGGTCAAGCGTGACCCTGAGACCGGCATTGTCAGCCTGCACCCCTTGCGGTCGAGTCCTCTTGAGTGGTTGCGCCAGCGTTCAGAACTGCTGGACAGTGACTCTGGTGCCTCGGCCGGTTTTGGTGAGCTTTTCGAGATTGGCGACCTGGATGCTCCGGCTCAGCAAAGGGATTGGCCGTGA
- a CDS encoding PIN domain-containing protein — protein sequence MKQRFMLDTNAVRVLLERRSPQLDQWFAEDRCSVSAIVAAEIRFGLERRRLPEQRAALVQNLLDVLPVEAFDEPASHVYGKLRFRLQQIGITVAAMDLLIASHALALERTLISDDQVFVQLPGLHLVQAS from the coding sequence GTGAAGCAGCGCTTCATGCTCGACACCAATGCCGTTCGGGTGTTGTTGGAGCGTCGTTCGCCCCAGCTCGACCAATGGTTTGCCGAGGATCGCTGCAGTGTTTCGGCGATCGTGGCCGCTGAGATCCGCTTTGGTTTGGAGCGTCGTCGACTCCCTGAACAGCGAGCTGCGTTGGTACAAAACCTTCTCGACGTTTTGCCGGTTGAAGCTTTTGATGAACCTGCTTCTCATGTCTATGGCAAGTTGCGCTTCCGGTTGCAACAGATTGGGATCACAGTGGCAGCCATGGACCTATTGATTGCCTCCCACGCTTTGGCTTTGGAGCGCACATTGATCAGTGATGACCAGGTGTTTGTTCAGCTGCCCGGCTTGCATCTCGTGCAGGCGAGTTGA
- a CDS encoding type II toxin-antitoxin system Phd/YefM family antitoxin — MRSIGLAQAKAQLSALLDAVASGDEVVITRRGKPVARLVREGSTSQAVSQAHWMQRFRGLHISESLSEPSAVERVRELRDV, encoded by the coding sequence ATGCGCTCTATCGGCCTTGCTCAAGCGAAGGCACAGCTTTCGGCATTGTTGGATGCTGTTGCTTCCGGTGATGAGGTGGTGATCACCCGTCGGGGGAAGCCAGTGGCACGTTTGGTTCGTGAAGGCTCAACCTCTCAGGCCGTGAGTCAAGCCCATTGGATGCAGCGCTTCCGGGGTTTGCACATCAGTGAGTCCCTTTCTGAACCTTCTGCGGTGGAGCGGGTGCGCGAGCTGCGAGACGTTTGA